In the genome of Arabidopsis thaliana chromosome 4, partial sequence, the window TACATCTCCATCAGCATCCAAAGCCTGATCAAGTGCAGTTTCCTCTATTGTAGGCTTCAAAGAATAAGGAGGATCAACGACTTCTCCAGATGGCATCGACACTACAATCTTCCAGCTATCTAATCGAGCAATGGAACCTAAAGTTGCTCGATGTAATGTTCTTTTCATAGCAGATCTCCAAGCAAAAGGGAATGAACCACCCCAACTAAAACTCCTGGAGAGGTCATTTCCTGTACCAAGAGGTATAACTCCAACAGGAGGAATATGTGATTTACCATCTTTATGAAGCTCACCGAGACATCCAAGAACCCAACCAACGGTACCATCACCGCCTGCTACCTATCATCAATCATCGCCGCTAACTTAGCAAATCTAATTCCAATTGCTAACTAATACTTTGGAAATAGATACTCACCATGATCCGTATCTTTTCTCTGCATTCTCTTGCACATTCATCTCCTTTAGCAGCCAATGTGTCCAAGCACCCCAAACCGTACCGTACAAATTCATGAGGCTTCACTTCTGTGAGATCAAATACCTGTCATTGCAAATATTAACATGAGCTCACTAACTAAGGAGGAATCACAGTCTTTTTAAGACAAAACAGTTTATAACTTCttctaaacaaaattacagagaaaaaaaaaacagaacatttgATGATGTCAGAACAATAAGAATGCCATAGGCTCATAGTTATACTcattaaaccaaaacagagtGTTTCCATTCACAATCTAACCACAAATCTAGTGAAgtcaaaaagaaagtaaactcCCAAATCAAGATTTAAaatcttcttcaaacaaaaatatgatctCAAGTTCATTTCAAAAGTTAAGTAAAGTGAGCTCATTTCATAagttgcaaacaaaaaaaaagtttttgttttttaaaaaacagacCTGTTCTTCAGTCATCAATTGTTGAAGCCTCTCTTTAAGAACAGGACCATGACGACCACCACTTTTCGGGTTAATAAACACAACCATTGGCGCGTGAGGAGCCATATCAGCGGCGGCGCCTCCAGGAAGTAACAAATGATCAGAAATCTCTGTTGAATCTTTCCTCTTGATACAATCTCTCATAGCTATACGAAGATACTCAGGCATCGCTAGTCTCCCTCGAAGCTCTTCTTTGTCTATACCAACCAAGGCAAGATTAGCAAAACCACAACCTCTCATCGTCACTGCATCATCGGTCTTCGCCGACGGTCTCGCCGCCACGAAATTAGTCGTCGATGCTTCGCCGACTGATCTCGGCGTCTCCTCCATTATCAGATTCTTggagaaacaaattaaaataaaacgtAAAAAAATGATCGAACTTTGAAGACAATTCAATAAGACTAATAAATTGACAgttctgtgttttgttttttaagatTAGTTTTCGAAGACAGAGCAAATCAAAATCGGTGTACTTCGATGTGCGTATTTAAACGTGTAGATTTtgcaactttttaaaaaaacgaCATGAAAATGCCCTTACTAGTATTACGAATTTACAGAATTGCCACTACTTTTAAATCTCGTTGATTTATATGTGACCATCTTTTAAGGCGAATGAGAaggaagttttttttctatcgTAAGACtacaaatttaaagttttttttacttgttacCCTAATTAAAACCCCTAATAATACCTgcatattttgatatttgacTTGTAAATGCAAAACTA includes:
- the DGK7 gene encoding diacylglycerol kinase 7 encodes the protein MEETPRSVGEASTTNFVAARPSAKTDDAVTMRGCGFANLALVGIDKEELRGRLAMPEYLRIAMRDCIKRKDSTEISDHLLLPGGAAADMAPHAPMVVFINPKSGGRHGPVLKERLQQLMTEEQVFDLTEVKPHEFVRYGLGCLDTLAAKGDECARECREKIRIMVAGGDGTVGWVLGCLGELHKDGKSHIPPVGVIPLGTGNDLSRSFSWGGSFPFAWRSAMKRTLHRATLGSIARLDSWKIVVSMPSGEVVDPPYSLKPTIEETALDQALDADGDVPPKAKSYEGVFYNYFSIGMDAQVAYGFHHLRNEKPYLAQGPVTNKIIYSSYSCTQGWFCTPCVNNPALRGLRNIMKIHIKKANCSEWEEIHVPKRFI
- the DGK7 gene encoding diacylglycerol kinase 7 (diacylglycerol kinase 7 (DGK7); FUNCTIONS IN: diacylglycerol kinase activity; INVOLVED IN: activation of protein kinase C activity by G-protein coupled receptor protein signaling pathway, root development, leaf development; LOCATED IN: plasma membrane; EXPRESSED IN: 23 plant structures; EXPRESSED DURING: 14 growth stages; CONTAINS InterPro DOMAIN/s: Diacylglycerol kinase, catalytic domain (InterPro:IPR001206), Diacylglycerol kinase, accessory domain (InterPro:IPR000756), Diacylglycerol kinase, plant (InterPro:IPR016961); BEST Arabidopsis thaliana protein match is: diacylglycerol kinase 3 (TAIR:AT2G18730.1); Has 1643 Blast hits to 1452 proteins in 227 species: Archae - 0; Bacteria - 189; Metazoa - 1007; Fungi - 0; Plants - 281; Viruses - 0; Other Eukaryotes - 166 (source: NCBI BLink).) is translated as MEETPRSVGEASTTNFVAARPSAKTDDAVTMRGCGFANLALVGIDKEELRGRLAMPEYLRIAMRDCIKRKDSTEISDHLLLPGGAAADMAPHAPMVVFINPKSGGRHGPVLKERLQQLMTEEQVFDLTEVKPHEFVRYGLGCLDTLAAKGDECARECREKIRIMVAGGDGTVGWVLGCLGELHKDGKSHIPPVGVIPLGTGNDLSRSFSWGGSFPFAWRSAMKRTLHRATLGSIARLDSWKIVVSMPSGEVVDPPYSLKPTIEETALDQALDADGDVPPKAKSYEGVFYNYFSIGMDAQVAYGFHHLRNEKPYLAQGPVTNKIIYSSYSCTQGWFCTPCVNNPALRGLRNIMKIHIKKANCSEWEEIHVPKSVRSIVVLNLYNYGSGRHPWGNLRPKYLEKRGFVEAHCDDGLIEIFGLKQGWHASFVMAEIISAKHIAQAAAIRFELRGGDWKNAFLQMDGEPWKQPMKSDYSTFVEIKKVPFQSLMINGE